In one window of Temnothorax longispinosus isolate EJ_2023e chromosome 11, Tlon_JGU_v1, whole genome shotgun sequence DNA:
- the LOC139821912 gene encoding uncharacterized protein: MRRLGMKNKRRKSETASDSEAEENVGARASSDNGETQTGRNNNNAQKSTTKRRSSRGASLQKPVAQADDDAETADAVDAASAEPEERENGEKKQPPNKRRKKEDPRASTSARDKSGPEDEYEVARLINIRTIKGRRQFLVRWKGYGESADTWENEKDLNCPTLIEDFLMEEKDKEREMRSTKTVSAKTDKSKKSKSIPKKQTDNDEQNNKGDKETKEFEVEKIIEVRFKKNGTKEFLIRWKGFSTADDTWEPEKNLNCPELIARFMQKVEKAKTSEMRELRTNPAHTKRYTLSTRDHGRRLSKRNRDKQRATYHECDD, translated from the exons ATGCGTCGGCTCGGCATGAAGAACAAGCGTAGAAAGTCGGAAACGGCGAGCGACAGCGAGGCGGAGGAAAATGTCGGCGCACGCGCGTCCAGCGACAACGGCGAGACGCAGACCGGTAGGAACAACAACAACGCACAAAAGTCTACCACGAAGAGGCGCTCGTCGCGCGGTGCATCGCTGCAGAAGCCGGTGGCGCAGGCGGACGACGACGCCGAGACGGCGGATGCCGTCGACGCCGCGTCGGCGGAGCCGGAAGAGCGGGAAAACGGCGAGAAGAAACAGCCTCCGAATAAGCGCCGAAAGAAGGAGGATCCACGAGCGTCCACCTCCGCCCGCGACAAGTCCGGGCCTGAGGACGAGTATGAG gtTGCAAGACTCATCAATATTCGTACCATTAAAGGTCGTCGACAATTTTTGGTAAGGTGGAAGGGATATGGAGAATCTGCAGACACTTGGGAAAATGAGAAGGATTTGAATTGTCCTACGTTGATAGAAGACTTTCTAatggaagaaaaagataagGAAAGAGAAATGAGGTCGACGAAAACAGTATCGGCCAAAACAGATAAATCTAAAAAGTCTAAAAGTATTCCCAAGAAACAAACAGATAATG ACGAGCAAAATAACAAAGGCGATAAAGAGACGAAGGAATTTGAGgtcgagaaaataattgaggtacgttttaagaaaaacgGCACAAAGGAATTCTTAATTAGATGGAAAGGATTCAGTACAGCCGACGACACGTGGGAACCAGAAAAGAATCTGAATTGTCCAGAACTCATCGCCAGGTTTATGCAGAAGGTAGAAAAAGCAAAGACCTCCGAAATGCGAGAACTCAGAACTAATCCGGCACACACTAAACGATACACGTTGTCGACACGCGACCACGGAAGAAGATTATCAAAACGTAACAGAGACAAGCAAAG GGCGACTTATCATGAATGTGATGACTGA
- the Rpl38 gene encoding large ribosomal subunit protein eL38, whose amino-acid sequence MPREIKEIKDFLLKARRKDAKSVKIKKNADNVKFKVRCSRFLYTLVITDKEKAEKLKQSLPPGLQVKEVKRSERV is encoded by the exons ATG CCGCGAGAAATCAAAGAAATCAAGGACTTTCTGCTGAAAGCCAGGAGGAAGGACGCAAAgt ctGTGAAAATCAAGAAGAACGCTGACAATGTTAAGTTCAAGGTTCGCTGCTCCCGATTCCTGTATACCCTCGTAATCACAGATAAGGAAAAGGCTGAGAAGCTCAAGCAATCCTTACCACCAG gtttgCAAGTAAAGGAGGTAAAGAGGAGTGAACGTGtgtaa
- the LOC139821911 gene encoding tektin-2, producing the protein MAKFISTYEKPLPHIGLSDWYTKQWELRHSADIRRSEACRLRNSSKTTRSEGNVRTKWDTYINDARIADRVLELSRWKDVLEDLLQKLITEIRLLNDEKSNTEKEIENITQPLRIVTECISMRDCRRGTELTYDEADIELKKELRMIANIHEALTKRVQAAWEKLNRLEAFKFKLSLDIEDKIETIRIDRENLELDHACANLSYKPKTLAIDKTSPITYEVWLDQCGCSKSSADDELSECYTFREATRVMREHAWNDIRAQQDATDYTLRKRIYQTQKARNELEWQKLKVQKEMEMLGSEINQLEGTLMSKIAPVKCVETRLENRVHRPGPELCKDEVESGLKNEALQLKQTEEDLIKMIAHAKASYNSLESLLIRIDKNLEDKQHSLNTDVMCLDMRASLKTGDRSRLPNETDRNIILTRMEKEIPLES; encoded by the exons ATGGCCAAATTCATTAGTACTTACGAGAAGCCTTTGCCTCATATCGGTCTGTCGGATTGGTACACCAAACAATGGGAGCTTCGACACAGCGCGGATATAAGAAGATCCGAGGCCTGCCGGCTACGCAATTCGAGCAAGACCACTCGTTCCGAGGGGAACGTGAGAACGAAATGGGACACCTACATAAACGATGCTCGAATAGCGGACAG AGTGTTGGAGCTGTCGAGATGGAAGGACGTGCTCGAGGACCTgctgcaaaaattaataaccgAGATACGCTTATTAAACGACGAGAAAAGCAACACggagaaagaaattgaaaacatAACTCAGCCTCTGCGTATCGTCACAGAGTGCATCTCGATGAGGGACTGCCGTAGAGGAACCGAGCTCACGTACGACGAGGCTGATATCGAGCTGAAGAAGGAGCTCCGCATGATCGCGAATATTCACGAAGCATTGACCAAAAG AGTACAGGCCGCGTGGGAAAAGCTAAATCGCTTGGAGGCCTTCAAATTTAAGCTGAGCTTGGACATAGAGGATAAAATCGAAACTATTAGAATAGACAGGGAGAATCTCGAATTGGATCATGCTTGTGCGAATTTAAGTTACAAGCCTAAAACGTTGGCTATTGATAAAACCAG TCCAATCACGTACGAGGTTTGGCTAGATCAATGCGGTTGTTCCAAGTCGTCCGCCGACGATGAATTGAGTGAatgttacactttccgtgaaGCTACCCGTGTAATGAGGGAACATGCATGGAATGATATTAGAGCTCAACAAGACGCGACGGATTACACTTTGAGGAAGAGAATTTATCAAACGCAAAAGGCCAGAAACGAACTGGAATGGCAGAAGCTCAAG GTACAAAAGGAAATGGAAATGTTGGGAAGTGAAATAAACCAGTTGGAAGGAACGCTGATGAGTAAAATAGCCCCGGTGAAATGCGTCGAAACGCGATTAGAGAATCGCGTTCATCGGCCTGGCCCGGAACTCTGTAAGGACGAAGTTGAATCAGGCTTGAAGAACGAAGCGCTGCAATTAAAACAGACCGAGGAGGATCTAATTAAGATGATCGCGCATGCAAA GGCAAGCTACAACAGTCTGGAATCTCTGCTCATACGTATCGACAAGAATTTGGAAGACAAACAGCACTCTCTGAACACCGACGTTATGTGCCTGGACATGAGAGCGTCGCTGAAGACAGGAGACAGATCGCGTTTACCTAATGAGACGGACCGTAATATCATATTGACACGCATGGAGAAAGAGATTCCATTGGAATCTTAA